The Lonchura striata isolate bLonStr1 chromosome 7, bLonStr1.mat, whole genome shotgun sequence genome window below encodes:
- the LYPD5 gene encoding ly6/PLAUR domain-containing protein 5 produces the protein MMWTVFSLVLVSSFFVLKSEALQCYTCVGSSDDDCNRQGSQQCPGHADACAVIRGQASGIMKSCSFRSFCERARRDGARAPGVSVHCCYSNNCNGKSLAPRGTSSSLSLLILTLLWHPFMKLT, from the exons ATGATGTGGACAGTCTTCAGCCTGGTTCTTGTCAGCTCCTTTTTTGTCCTCAAAA GTGAAGCACTGCAGTGTTACACCTGTGTAGGTTCTAGTGATGATGACTGCAACAGACAAGGAAGTCAGCAGTGTCCAGGCCATGCAGATGCCTGTGCAGTCATTAGAGGACAAGCAA GTGGCATCATGAAGTCCTGCTCGTTCAGGTCCTTCTGCGAGCGGGCCAGGCGGGACGGAGCGCGGGCGCCCGGGGTGAGCGTGCACTGCTGCTACTCCAACAACTGCAACGGCAAGAGCCTGGCCCCCAGGGGCaccagctccagcctctccctcctcatcctcactcTGCTCTGGCACC